In Sedimenticola thiotaurini, the following proteins share a genomic window:
- a CDS encoding DUF2889 domain-containing protein, producing the protein MPLPDPVEREHLHTRRITCQGYLRSDGLWDLEAHLTDTKTFGFDTRHRGYLEPGAPVHDLHLRITLDLDFVIHDVIAVSDDTPYLACKQTAEIMRELIGLKIGPGWMRAVRDRIERKSSCTHLMELLGPLATTAYQTMHGALEERARQQPVRQRPRILDACIGLASDGPVVRERWPEFYTGPRDAAD; encoded by the coding sequence GTGCCGTTACCCGACCCCGTCGAACGCGAACATCTCCATACCCGCCGGATCACCTGCCAGGGCTATCTGCGCAGCGATGGTCTTTGGGATCTGGAAGCCCATCTGACCGATACCAAGACTTTCGGTTTCGATACCCGCCATCGGGGTTATCTGGAGCCGGGTGCGCCGGTACATGACCTGCATCTGAGGATCACTTTGGATCTGGATTTTGTCATCCATGATGTGATTGCCGTCTCTGACGATACCCCCTATCTGGCCTGCAAGCAGACGGCAGAGATCATGCGGGAGTTGATTGGTCTGAAAATCGGCCCCGGCTGGATGCGTGCAGTGAGAGACCGGATTGAGCGGAAATCGAGCTGTACCCACCTGATGGAGCTGCTCGGGCCACTGGCCACTACCGCTTATCAGACCATGCATGGGGCGCTGGAGGAGCGGGCCAGACAGCAGCCGGTGCGTCAACGGCCACGTATTCTGGATGCCTGCATCGGCCTGGCCAGCGATGGGCCGGTGGTCAGGGAGCGCTGGCCCGAGTTCTATACCGGACCCCGGGATGCAGCCGATTGA
- a CDS encoding metal ABC transporter solute-binding protein, Zn/Mn family, with protein sequence MNRLTAVFFNSLHSILLALLLLVSQPLLADSAFRVVTSIKPIHSILSGLMVGTEGPQLLLDGEKLPFNYQMDAEQQTSLEQADLIVWVGPELEQFLVKPVAQAQQRGARVVTLLDNLELKILPSRWDKREDAELRDPYFWLDSRNVLILVDELSRALMDADTGRAHLYRRNRAQLLGRVAELDRKLEYGYRGLKSGVGMAYYDTLQYFEQAYALKIRGVLAQAPYQPVDALSLLQNHAKLKEGYYACLLTEYGMPMPELPLLTEDVDINIGTLDSFGATMEAGPDLYFELMQKNTDTIKACLQFDGDAGQVAAKEELYEPETAKVGAKFMLVDHNGQIFTDKDMLGKFQLVYFGYTFCPDICPTSLQVISQALNLLGERANLIRPYFITVDPERDNVDVMKNYVKYFNENLVGLTGSRSMIDRVVKGYRARYEKVEEEGGDPDLYIMDHTASVYLMAPNGEFITKFAHGISAKQMVDALNEYLPK encoded by the coding sequence GTGAACAGGCTAACCGCAGTTTTTTTCAACTCTTTACACTCCATTCTTCTGGCATTGTTGCTGCTGGTCAGCCAGCCACTCCTGGCCGATTCGGCTTTTCGGGTGGTCACCAGTATCAAGCCAATCCACTCCATCCTGTCGGGGCTGATGGTTGGTACCGAGGGACCGCAGCTGCTGCTGGATGGTGAAAAGCTGCCGTTCAATTACCAGATGGATGCCGAGCAGCAGACCAGCCTGGAACAGGCGGATCTGATTGTCTGGGTGGGGCCGGAACTGGAGCAATTTCTGGTTAAACCGGTTGCCCAGGCACAACAGCGTGGCGCCCGGGTCGTTACCCTGCTGGATAACCTGGAGCTGAAGATCCTGCCGTCCCGCTGGGACAAGCGGGAAGATGCCGAGCTGCGTGACCCCTATTTCTGGCTGGACAGCCGCAATGTGCTGATTCTGGTGGATGAGCTCTCCCGGGCACTGATGGATGCGGATACCGGCCGGGCCCATCTCTATCGAAGAAATCGTGCCCAGCTGCTGGGGCGGGTGGCTGAACTGGATCGCAAACTGGAGTACGGCTATCGCGGACTGAAAAGCGGTGTGGGTATGGCTTACTACGACACGCTGCAATATTTTGAACAGGCCTATGCGCTGAAGATCCGGGGCGTACTGGCCCAAGCGCCTTATCAGCCGGTTGATGCCCTCTCCCTGTTACAGAATCACGCCAAACTGAAAGAGGGCTATTACGCTTGTCTGTTGACCGAATACGGTATGCCGATGCCGGAACTCCCCCTGCTGACTGAAGATGTGGATATCAATATCGGCACCCTGGACAGTTTTGGCGCCACGATGGAGGCCGGACCGGATCTCTACTTTGAGCTGATGCAAAAGAATACCGATACCATCAAGGCCTGCCTCCAGTTTGATGGAGACGCCGGGCAGGTTGCCGCCAAGGAGGAGCTCTATGAGCCGGAAACCGCCAAGGTGGGTGCCAAGTTCATGCTGGTGGATCACAATGGCCAGATCTTCACTGACAAGGATATGCTGGGGAAATTCCAGCTGGTCTATTTTGGTTACACCTTCTGTCCCGATATCTGCCCCACCTCGTTGCAGGTCATATCACAGGCGCTGAACCTGCTCGGTGAGCGGGCCAATCTGATCAGACCCTATTTCATTACCGTCGATCCGGAACGTGACAATGTGGATGTGATGAAAAACTATGTGAAATACTTCAACGAAAATCTGGTGGGTCTGACCGGTAGCAGAAGCATGATAGACCGGGTGGTTAAAGGATACAGGGCCAGGTATGAGAAGGTGGAAGAGGAGGGCGGCGACCCCGATCTCTATATCATGGATCACACCGCCAGCGTCTACCTGATGGCGCCGAATGGAGAGTTCATCACCAAGTTTGCCCATGGCATCTCTGCCAAGCAGATGGTGGATGCTCTGAACGAATACCTGCCGAAATAA
- the cmoB gene encoding tRNA 5-methoxyuridine(34)/uridine 5-oxyacetic acid(34) synthase CmoB translates to MIIDTAALGQLMHSHGLESWAEQLPTQLEQIFNQRPHGDLDRWLAAIARLPTLKPAQVTLDDARVSVTGTRPLTESERSEIHDLLQQLHPWRKGPFQLHGIPIDTEWRSDWKWDRLRPHISPLGGRSVLDIGCGNGYHCWRMAGEGAELVIGIDPTQLFLAQFLAVRHFLGPDWPVHLLPMGIEDLPANLRAFDSVFSMGVLYHRRSPIDHLYELKAALRPGGELVLETLVIEGDAGKVLVPEGRYAKMRNVWFIPTAETLAGWLKRCGFRDVRVVDVTPTTTQEQRATDWMRFESLADYLDPQNQSRTIEGYPAPLRAILLATAP, encoded by the coding sequence GTGATCATCGACACAGCAGCGCTTGGCCAGCTGATGCACTCCCATGGACTGGAGAGCTGGGCCGAACAGCTTCCGACTCAGCTGGAACAGATTTTCAACCAGCGGCCCCATGGCGATCTGGATCGCTGGCTGGCGGCAATTGCCCGCCTGCCGACCCTGAAACCGGCCCAGGTGACCCTGGACGACGCCCGGGTATCCGTGACAGGCACTCGCCCCCTGACGGAGTCAGAGCGGTCCGAAATCCACGATCTGCTTCAGCAGCTGCACCCCTGGCGCAAAGGTCCGTTCCAGCTGCACGGCATCCCTATCGATACCGAGTGGCGTTCAGACTGGAAGTGGGACCGGCTGCGGCCACACATCAGCCCGCTAGGGGGACGCAGCGTGCTGGATATCGGCTGTGGCAACGGCTATCACTGCTGGCGTATGGCCGGTGAAGGGGCGGAACTGGTCATCGGCATCGACCCGACCCAGCTGTTTCTGGCCCAGTTCCTCGCTGTCCGCCACTTTCTGGGGCCGGACTGGCCGGTCCATCTGCTGCCCATGGGCATCGAGGATCTGCCGGCCAACCTGCGCGCCTTCGACAGTGTATTCTCCATGGGCGTGCTCTATCACCGACGTTCACCGATAGATCATCTCTATGAGCTGAAGGCGGCACTACGACCCGGTGGTGAGCTGGTTTTGGAAACCCTCGTCATTGAGGGGGACGCAGGCAAGGTGCTGGTACCGGAAGGCCGCTATGCCAAGATGCGTAACGTCTGGTTCATCCCCACCGCGGAGACCCTGGCCGGCTGGCTGAAACGCTGCGGTTTTCGGGACGTGCGGGTGGTGGATGTCACCCCCACCACCACCCAGGAGCAGCGTGCCACCGACTGGATGCGTTTTGAATCCCTGGCCGATTACCTCGACCCACAGAATCAAAGTCGCACGATCGAGGGTTATCCGGCGCCGTTGCGGGCCATCCTGCTGGCCACCGCACCCTAG
- a CDS encoding ABC transporter ATP-binding protein gives MDTDHNPDDILVKATGVGKQVNAPGGTLTILQDISLQLASGEVAAILGASGSGKSTLLGLLAGLDETSSGDIELFGKSLNALSEDQRAALRAGRVGFVFQSFQLLPGMTALENVMLPLELAGTAQPAAGATEALRQVGLADRLHHYPGQLSGGEQQRVAIARAFAPGPRLLFADEPTGSLDQATGSHIIDLLFQMREKTGAALLLVTHDEQLAARCDHRLRIESGRLVGGR, from the coding sequence ATGGATACAGATCATAACCCAGATGACATATTGGTAAAGGCTACCGGCGTAGGAAAACAGGTCAATGCGCCGGGCGGCACCCTGACCATTCTGCAGGACATCTCCCTGCAACTGGCCAGCGGCGAGGTAGCCGCCATTCTGGGGGCATCCGGTTCGGGTAAATCCACCCTGCTCGGGCTGCTGGCCGGTCTGGATGAGACCAGCAGCGGCGACATCGAACTGTTTGGCAAGTCCCTCAATGCGCTGAGTGAAGACCAGCGCGCCGCACTGCGGGCCGGCAGAGTCGGATTTGTATTCCAGTCTTTTCAACTGCTACCCGGTATGACTGCCCTGGAAAATGTCATGCTGCCACTGGAGCTGGCCGGTACCGCACAACCGGCGGCAGGTGCCACCGAGGCGCTGCGCCAGGTGGGTCTGGCGGATCGCCTGCACCACTACCCCGGACAGCTCTCCGGCGGCGAACAGCAACGGGTGGCCATCGCCCGTGCCTTCGCCCCCGGCCCCCGGCTGCTGTTTGCCGATGAGCCAACCGGCAGTCTTGACCAGGCCACCGGCAGCCACATTATCGACCTGCTGTTCCAGATGCGGGAGAAGACCGGTGCGGCACTGCTGCTGGTCACCCACGATGAACAGCTGGCAGCCCGCTGTGACCATCGCCTGCGGATCGAGAGCGGCCGCCTGGTGGGTGGCCGATGA
- a CDS encoding arylesterase has translation MKKLFLLLIFAMSNVPAAEPVILVLGDSLSAAYGIERSRGWVSLLQSRLQQAGYPHRVVNASISGDTTAGGLARLPRALEQFQPDILIIELGGNDGLRGLGNRQTRDHLDQMITLARASHSRPLLLGMMLPPNFGKAFTEKFLQIYRDLAEQRNVPLVPFFLAGVADRPEWMQSDGIHPTAEGQPLMLEHVWEQLQPMLEETSVHSDKSLK, from the coding sequence ATGAAAAAACTTTTCCTGCTGCTGATTTTTGCGATGTCTAACGTACCGGCCGCCGAGCCGGTGATTCTTGTATTGGGTGACAGTCTGAGCGCGGCCTACGGTATTGAGCGCAGCCGGGGCTGGGTCTCCCTGTTACAAAGCCGCCTGCAACAGGCGGGTTATCCCCATCGGGTGGTGAATGCCAGTATATCGGGTGATACCACCGCCGGCGGACTGGCACGCCTGCCCCGGGCGCTGGAGCAGTTCCAACCGGATATCCTGATTATTGAACTGGGTGGCAACGACGGCTTGCGTGGACTCGGTAATCGCCAGACCCGTGACCATCTGGATCAGATGATAACACTTGCCCGGGCCAGTCATAGCCGGCCACTGCTGCTGGGCATGATGCTGCCACCGAACTTCGGCAAGGCATTTACCGAGAAGTTCCTGCAAATCTATCGGGATCTGGCCGAACAGCGCAACGTGCCGCTGGTGCCGTTCTTCCTGGCTGGCGTGGCGGATCGGCCGGAGTGGATGCAGAGCGATGGCATCCATCCCACGGCGGAGGGGCAGCCGTTAATGCTGGAACATGTCTGGGAGCAGTTGCAGCCGATGCTTGAAGAGACCTCCGTTCACTCCGACAAGAGCCTGAAATAG
- a CDS encoding esterase-like activity of phytase family protein: MTLIQRLFLCLILLPGWARGDADNLIGRTIVVSDQVGNGEPFMGIELLGSLALRGDSALAELSGLAWDEDEQLLFAISDQGRIVKLAPHFSDGHLSQVALLAVHPLLDRRGKPLRGGWSDAEGLTLENSTNGIRGDSRLIISFERHHRIERYYPDGRWHSTLPFPSLLGQSDYRPKNNRGLEAVTLHPEYGILTGPETPRRHHAPYLINTSGRTWQYRFQEAAGALVGLEALPNGDLILLERAYTSIFAPWVITLNRVRAADLATATTVPIELIARFDSGQGWLTQNIEGLTRHQGSHFFMVSDDGNMPWAQTQLIYFRLLSE, from the coding sequence ATGACTCTGATTCAACGCCTTTTTTTATGCCTGATTCTGTTACCCGGTTGGGCCCGGGGCGATGCCGACAATCTGATCGGTCGTACGATCGTTGTTTCCGACCAGGTCGGCAACGGTGAACCGTTCATGGGTATCGAACTGCTCGGCAGCCTGGCACTGCGGGGAGATTCGGCACTTGCGGAGCTCTCCGGGCTGGCCTGGGACGAAGATGAACAGCTGTTGTTTGCCATCTCTGACCAGGGCCGGATCGTGAAACTGGCGCCGCACTTCAGCGACGGACACCTCAGCCAGGTAGCGCTGCTTGCGGTCCATCCCCTGCTGGACCGGCGCGGCAAACCACTGCGCGGTGGCTGGAGCGACGCCGAGGGGCTGACATTGGAAAACAGCACCAACGGCATCCGGGGTGACAGCCGCCTGATCATTTCTTTTGAGCGGCACCACCGTATCGAACGCTACTATCCGGATGGTCGCTGGCACTCCACCCTGCCGTTTCCGAGCCTGCTGGGCCAGAGCGACTACCGGCCGAAAAACAACCGGGGACTGGAAGCGGTCACCCTGCACCCGGAGTACGGCATCCTCACCGGCCCCGAGACACCGCGCAGACACCATGCACCCTACCTGATCAACACCAGCGGTCGGACCTGGCAATACCGGTTTCAGGAGGCCGCCGGAGCGCTGGTGGGCCTGGAGGCACTGCCGAATGGTGACCTGATCCTGCTGGAGCGCGCCTACACCTCTATCTTCGCACCCTGGGTGATCACTCTGAACCGGGTGCGGGCCGCTGACCTGGCCACAGCAACAACGGTGCCCATCGAGCTGATCGCCCGCTTTGACAGTGGACAGGGTTGGCTGACACAGAATATCGAGGGATTGACCCGGCACCAGGGCAGTCACTTCTTCATGGTCAGTGATGACGGCAACATGCCCTGGGCCCAGACCCAGTTGATCTATTTCAGGCTCTTGTCGGAGTGA
- a CDS encoding helix-turn-helix domain-containing protein: MHHSDPYSFAKRLNSCLHQARISQLELANRTGLKPTQINHFCCGRRLPNLRNFSKICQSLPGADPRYLMGITDT; this comes from the coding sequence ATGCATCACAGTGACCCCTACTCTTTTGCCAAACGACTCAACAGCTGTCTTCATCAAGCGCGTATTTCACAACTGGAACTGGCCAACCGGACCGGACTGAAACCGACCCAGATCAATCACTTCTGCTGCGGCAGACGACTGCCCAATCTGAGAAATTTCAGCAAGATCTGCCAGTCCCTGCCGGGCGCCGATCCACGCTATCTGATGGGCATCACTGATACCTGA
- the cmoA gene encoding carboxy-S-adenosyl-L-methionine synthase CmoA, whose translation MKRNTEQDRVYSDPREQIDKFVFDQQVARVFPDMIGRSVPGYDSVINLSGVLAAQYVQPDTLCYDLGCSLGATSLAIRNGIRVPGCRIIAVDNSPAMLEQAAKRLPAADGATPIDFVCADITRMTFQNTSMVTLNFTLQFIPLEERSALLQRIQAGLRPGGILILSEKIRFEDPEEEQLQIEMHHAFKRANGYNDLEISQKRSALENVLIPESLARHQSRLKQAGFRRADLWFQCFNFVSLVARK comes from the coding sequence ATGAAACGCAATACAGAGCAGGACCGGGTCTACTCCGACCCGAGGGAACAGATTGACAAGTTTGTCTTCGACCAGCAGGTAGCACGGGTATTTCCCGACATGATCGGGCGCTCGGTGCCAGGCTACGACAGCGTGATCAATCTCAGTGGGGTACTGGCGGCCCAGTATGTGCAGCCCGACACACTCTGTTATGACCTGGGCTGTTCCCTGGGGGCCACCTCCCTGGCTATTCGGAATGGTATCCGGGTGCCGGGTTGCCGCATTATCGCGGTGGACAACTCGCCGGCCATGCTGGAACAGGCGGCGAAACGGCTGCCGGCGGCGGACGGTGCCACACCGATCGACTTTGTCTGCGCCGACATCACCCGGATGACGTTTCAAAACACCTCCATGGTGACGCTCAACTTCACCCTGCAGTTCATTCCGCTGGAGGAGCGCAGCGCTCTGCTGCAACGGATCCAGGCCGGATTGCGCCCCGGCGGCATCCTGATCCTGTCAGAAAAGATCCGCTTCGAAGATCCGGAAGAGGAGCAGTTGCAGATCGAGATGCACCACGCCTTCAAACGGGCCAACGGCTATAACGACCTGGAGATCAGCCAGAAACGCAGCGCCCTGGAGAATGTACTGATCCCCGAGAGTCTGGCACGCCACCAGAGCCGTCTGAAACAGGCCGGCTTCCGGCGGGCGGATCTCTGGTTCCAGTGTTTTAACTTCGTCTCACTGGTGGCGCGCAAGTGA
- a CDS encoding ABC transporter permease, whose amino-acid sequence MNTLLLALRFLRRDWRSGELRLLVLALIIAVSAVTAVGFFTDRVEQAMVLQANQVMAADLVLSSSRPLPEQFEQQARSAGLRTAHTLSFPSVIMHRDETQLVEVKAVSREYPLRGELRTRNQPGAEEQRINRPPAPGNLWGEARLMAALGIQPGEQVSLGEAEFTLEQILSRDSALGNSFFRLGPEVLIALEDIPKTGLVTPASRVRYRLLVAGDQAQVEAFQSWSQSQLPRGVRLEHLSSARPELRKTLERGSRFLSLAALVAVLVAGATVALATRRFVERQSDTSAIMRCLGASQAMILQVLSLRLLLLGLLASLLGIGVGWMAQYLLAGLLSDWFGGTLPPPSPWPLLVGLGTGMITLIGFTLPPALRLGAVPPLRVLRRDLGAPPASTWLLTLCAIGAMALLMRWQAGDATLAGWVLLGTLGTVLLLLLAAWLLIRMLRPLRQHGGTLWRQGLAGLLRDPAMTALQLTGFGLGILAMLLLGIIRMDLLDAWQRTIPDQAPNHFLINIQPEDVEALGDFFQQQEIAQAGIYPMLRARLTRINGSPVSPEQYQDDRAQRLVEREFNLSWATEPQADNRIVAGQWWDATDPDARFFSVETGIAENLGIRLGDKLSFDLAGVPIEATVANLRQVQWDSFQPNFFVIGTPALLRDHPTNYITSFYLPPGQEGILAQLVKQFPSVTIIDVSAIMQQIREIMQRGSLAVEYVFLFTLAAGLLMLYTGIQASREHRQQESVVLRTLGMQRRGLLQAAGIEFVTLGLLAGALASVCATATGWFVATEVFGFTFRPSASIAIVGILGSGLAIGMAGVLATWPLTVHPPLRVLQNRT is encoded by the coding sequence ATGAATACGCTGTTGCTGGCCCTGCGATTTCTGCGCCGGGATTGGCGCAGCGGTGAACTGCGTCTGTTGGTGCTGGCGTTGATCATTGCCGTATCGGCGGTGACGGCAGTGGGTTTCTTCACGGATCGGGTGGAGCAGGCCATGGTCCTGCAAGCCAATCAGGTGATGGCCGCCGACCTGGTACTCTCCAGCAGCCGCCCGTTACCGGAACAGTTCGAACAGCAGGCCCGATCCGCTGGTCTGCGTACCGCCCACACCCTCAGTTTTCCCAGCGTGATCATGCATCGGGATGAAACCCAGCTGGTGGAGGTCAAGGCGGTCAGCCGCGAATACCCGTTGCGCGGTGAGTTGCGAACCCGCAACCAACCGGGTGCCGAGGAGCAGCGCATCAACCGACCGCCGGCTCCGGGTAATCTGTGGGGCGAAGCGCGGCTGATGGCCGCCCTGGGCATACAACCGGGCGAACAGGTCTCACTGGGGGAAGCGGAGTTCACCCTGGAACAGATTCTGAGTCGGGACTCGGCCCTCGGCAACAGCTTTTTTCGGCTCGGACCGGAAGTGCTGATCGCGCTGGAAGACATTCCGAAAACCGGACTGGTCACTCCGGCCAGCCGGGTACGTTATCGCCTGCTGGTGGCCGGCGACCAGGCCCAGGTGGAGGCATTCCAGAGCTGGAGCCAGTCACAGCTGCCCCGCGGGGTACGGCTGGAGCACCTGAGCAGTGCCCGTCCTGAACTTCGGAAAACCCTGGAACGGGGCAGTCGTTTTCTCAGTCTGGCTGCCCTGGTGGCGGTGCTGGTGGCGGGTGCCACCGTGGCCCTGGCCACCCGGCGGTTTGTTGAACGCCAGTCGGACACCAGCGCCATCATGCGCTGCCTGGGTGCCAGCCAGGCAATGATACTGCAGGTGTTGTCGCTACGTCTGCTACTGCTCGGGCTGCTGGCAAGTCTGCTGGGTATCGGGGTCGGCTGGATGGCCCAATACCTGCTGGCCGGTCTGTTGAGCGACTGGTTTGGTGGCACCCTGCCACCCCCCAGCCCCTGGCCGCTACTGGTGGGTCTGGGTACCGGCATGATCACCCTGATCGGTTTTACCCTGCCGCCGGCTTTGCGATTGGGTGCCGTCCCCCCGTTGCGGGTGCTGCGACGTGACCTGGGCGCACCACCGGCCAGTACCTGGCTGCTGACCCTCTGTGCCATCGGCGCCATGGCACTGCTGATGCGCTGGCAGGCCGGCGATGCCACCCTGGCCGGCTGGGTGCTGCTTGGCACACTCGGAACGGTTCTCCTGCTGTTGCTGGCGGCCTGGCTGCTGATCCGTATGCTCAGACCGTTGCGCCAGCACGGTGGCACCCTGTGGCGTCAGGGGCTGGCCGGACTGTTGCGGGATCCGGCCATGACCGCCCTGCAACTGACCGGCTTCGGCCTGGGTATTCTTGCCATGCTGCTGCTGGGCATTATCCGCATGGATCTGCTGGATGCCTGGCAACGGACCATTCCGGATCAGGCACCCAACCACTTCCTGATTAACATCCAGCCGGAAGATGTAGAGGCCCTGGGCGACTTCTTCCAGCAGCAGGAGATCGCGCAGGCCGGCATCTACCCCATGCTGCGGGCCCGTCTCACCCGGATCAACGGCAGCCCGGTATCACCCGAACAGTATCAGGACGATCGCGCCCAACGACTGGTGGAGCGGGAATTCAACCTCTCCTGGGCAACTGAGCCCCAGGCAGACAACCGGATTGTAGCCGGCCAGTGGTGGGACGCCACGGATCCGGATGCCCGGTTCTTCTCGGTGGAGACGGGTATTGCCGAAAACCTGGGTATCCGGCTGGGCGACAAGCTCAGTTTCGATCTGGCCGGGGTGCCGATCGAAGCGACAGTGGCCAATCTGCGCCAGGTGCAGTGGGATTCGTTCCAACCCAACTTTTTTGTAATCGGCACCCCCGCCCTGCTGCGGGATCACCCCACCAACTACATCACCAGCTTCTACCTGCCACCGGGCCAGGAAGGGATACTGGCGCAACTGGTTAAACAGTTCCCCTCCGTCACTATTATCGATGTGAGTGCCATCATGCAGCAGATCCGTGAAATCATGCAGCGTGGCTCCCTGGCGGTGGAGTACGTATTCCTGTTCACCCTGGCCGCCGGCCTGCTGATGCTCTATACCGGCATTCAGGCGAGCCGGGAACATCGCCAGCAGGAGTCGGTGGTGCTGCGCACCTTGGGCATGCAGCGCCGGGGACTGCTCCAGGCGGCCGGAATTGAGTTCGTCACCCTGGGTCTGCTGGCCGGCGCCCTGGCCAGTGTCTGTGCCACCGCCACCGGCTGGTTCGTCGCCACCGAAGTGTTTGGGTTCACCTTCCGTCCCAGCGCCTCGATCGCCATCGTGGGTATCCTGGGCAGCGGACTCGCTATCGGTATGGCCGGCGTATTGGCCACCTGGCCCCTGACTGTTCATCCCCCCTTGCGGGTGCTGCAAAACCGCACATGA
- the nudC gene encoding NAD(+) diphosphatase, whose translation MKQPNFYSNPGFDRLDRYRDDTDWLQSILATKQTRLLPVWRNQHLVTDHNRPVSFPGDQDRGLLALAQERILLGRDGEGTIWLALDISQLEQPLDWLPCPAEQTFRDLRVVGPLVDRHSGALLAHARAMVYWHQHHRFCPNCGSQTHSTRAGHMRVCSDSACGRAHHPRTDPAVIMLVHDGDYCLLGRQPSWPPGMHSTLAGFVEPGESLEDAVAREVCEEAGIRVTGIRYHSSQPWPFPASIMLGFYARATSSEIQVDGLELESANWFHRDQLLESPEDEHFHLPRRDSISWRLIETWMKRQHPD comes from the coding sequence ATGAAACAGCCCAACTTCTACAGTAATCCGGGATTCGATCGACTGGACCGCTACCGGGATGATACCGATTGGCTGCAATCCATCCTGGCAACCAAGCAGACCCGGCTGCTGCCGGTGTGGCGCAATCAGCATCTGGTGACCGACCATAATCGGCCGGTCTCCTTTCCGGGTGACCAGGACCGGGGGCTGTTGGCGCTCGCCCAAGAGCGGATCCTGCTGGGCCGCGATGGGGAGGGCACTATCTGGCTGGCCCTGGATATTTCCCAGCTCGAGCAACCCCTGGACTGGCTGCCCTGCCCGGCCGAGCAGACTTTCCGTGACCTGCGGGTGGTCGGCCCGCTGGTCGACCGGCACAGTGGGGCGTTGCTGGCCCATGCCCGGGCCATGGTCTACTGGCATCAGCACCACCGTTTCTGCCCTAACTGCGGCAGCCAGACCCACTCAACCCGCGCCGGACACATGCGGGTCTGTAGTGACTCGGCCTGCGGACGGGCACACCACCCGCGCACCGATCCGGCAGTGATCATGCTGGTCCACGACGGCGATTACTGTCTGCTCGGCAGGCAACCTAGCTGGCCACCCGGCATGCACTCCACCCTGGCCGGTTTTGTCGAGCCGGGGGAGAGTCTGGAGGATGCAGTGGCGCGGGAAGTGTGCGAGGAGGCCGGTATCCGGGTGACCGGTATCCGTTACCACTCCTCCCAGCCCTGGCCATTTCCAGCCTCGATTATGCTGGGTTTCTATGCCCGGGCGACCAGTAGCGAAATTCAGGTGGATGGATTGGAGCTGGAGAGCGCCAACTGGTTTCACCGGGACCAGCTGCTGGAATCACCGGAGGATGAGCATTTCCATCTGCCGCGTCGGGACTCCATCTCCTGGCGCCTGATCGAGACCTGGATGAAACGACAGCACCCGGACTGA